The genomic region ACCGTCATCCCGCGGAGGACGCGCCGCTCGCGCTCCGCGGCGCCGGCGCCCGGCAGCTCCGCGAGCTGGAGCGTGAGGTCGCGCACCCCTGCCTCGAACCGGTGGCGCAGGTGCGAGCGCCGCGAGCCGAGCGCGGCGCGGACCTCGCGGGTGAGCGCCCGCTCCAGGCGCGCGGCCCGCCAGCGGCTGTCGGTGGGCAGGATCACCGCGAAGCTCACCAGCACCGCGACCATCCCGACCATGTTGGCGAGGATGCTGTTGACGATGGCCTCGACGTCGTACTGCGTCACGCCGGTGATCCGGATCGCGACGAAGATCATGGCCTGGTAGGGGAAGCCCAGCGGGGCCGTGGAGGGGCGCGAGGTCAGGTACCCGCCCAGGAGGAGGAACGGGGCGAGCCCCGCGGCGAGGAGCGGGAAGCCCTGCATCCTGGGGAGCACGAAGGTGGAGCAGACGAGGGCGGCCGCCAGGCCGAGGGCGTAGCCGGCCAGCTCCCGCCCCGCGGCGCGCAGCGGCATGGGCGCCCCGGCGAAGATGGCACAGCCCACCGCGGCGGCCACCGCGGCGTAGTTGCCGTCCGGCCACCCGGTGAGGATCCAGAGCGCGCAGACGGCGAGGAAGGTCACGGCAGCCCGGATCCCCGCGGCGGCCGCGCTGAGCGGATCCTGCCGGCGCCGGATCGGCCGGCTCGGCAGGGGGGGCCGGCCGGCGCGGGGCGCCTCGAGCTCGGCGTCGTGGCGGGCGAGCTCGCGCGCGTCGCGCAGGAGCTGCCGCAGCAGCGCGAGCACGCTGTCGAGCTCGAGGCGGTCCTCGGGCGAGGCGCCGGGGCCGAGCCGCGCGCGCGCCTCGTCCGCCGACGTCCCCCAGCGCCGCGCCAGGCCGGCGAGCCGCTCCGCGGCCGTGGCGGCCTCCCCCGCGGCCTCGGGCAGGCGCGCCGCGGAGCCGCGCAGCGCCGAGAGGAGCTGGTCGCCCAGCGGCTCCGCCGCCGCGAGGACGTCGCGGAGCCCGCGCGCGGCCAGATCCGCGCGCACCTGCTCGACCGCGCGGGCCGTGGTGGAGGCGATCATGAAGTAGCTGATGAACCCCTCGAGCCGCCGGGTGGCGGAGGGATCGGGGTCCTCGAAGGCGTGCCAGACCCTGACCGTCTCGAGGCGCATCGCGTCGCGCACGAAGTGCTGCTCGGCGACCTCGGCCTCGGAGCGCCGCCAGACGCCGGTGAGGCACGCCGAGGCGTACGCGCCGAAGTCCCGCACGGCGGCGCGCACGGCCTGGAGGATCTCCTCGCGGGAACGGCCCGGGAACGCCACCGCGTTCGCCACGCCACCGCAGATCACCCCCAGGGAGACGGTCGTCAGCCGGTCGATGACGATGTCGAAGGTCTGGTCGGGCTGCGCGTAGGTCGCGAACGCCACGAGGCACGCCGTGTACCCGGAGAGCGCCCACCCGTACGCTTGCGAGCCGCGAAACCAGGCGGAGCCCGCGACGCAGGTGCCCGTCCAGATCGCCAGCCCGAGGATGACGAGATCCCGCTGCTGGGGGAAGAGGACCATCAGGAGCAGCGCGACGCCGGCGCCCACCAGGGTCCCGAGCAGCCGGTAGAGGCTCTTCTCGAGGGAGAGGCTGGCCCGGGGGTTGGAGACGATGAGGGCGGTGAGCGCCGCCGAGGAGGGCGAGGCGAGATCGAGCCGCAGCGCGATCCAGAGCGCGAGGAGGCACGCCGCGAGGACGCGCAGCGCGTAGCCCCAGCACCGCGCCTCCTCGCCCGCGAACTCCGCCCACGCCCGGATCGCGGACGAGCGGAGGCCCGCGGTCCAGCTCGGTCGGGCCGGCAATCAGGGCTCCTCGAGCTGGGCGTGCTGCCGGCGGAGGAGGTCGAGGAGCTTGCGCCGATCGCCGGCGCTCATCCCGTCGAAGCGGCGCCGCCAGACGGCCCACATCCGCGGCTGGAGCTCGGCGAGGAGGCGCTTGCCGGCGGCGGTCAGGTTGAGCTGGACGCGGCGGCGGTCGCCCGCGTCGCGGCGCCGCGTCATCCATCCGCGAGCCACCAGCTCGTCGCAGAGGTGGGTCACGTTGGTGGGGCGCTCGCCGGTCGCGCCGGCGATGTCGCCCGGCGCGAGCCCGCCGGCGCCGCTCGCGAGCCCCATGGCCAGGGCCTGGTACATGGGGTAGGTCAGGCCGTGCGGCTTCAGCACCGCGGCGCCGGCCTCGACCATGCGGCGCTCCACCAGCGCCGCGACCCGGGCGAGCAGGGCCAGCTCGTGGGGGTAGCCGGGGACGAGGACGGCCATCTGGCCGAGGTGCTCCTCGAGGAGCTCCAGCGCGGGGCGGTGGCTCACGGGTATGGCCTCTCATCGACGCCGCCGCCGAGCGCCTGGTTCAGGGCGGCCTGCGCGGCGAGCTGTGCGAAGTGGATGCGGGAGACGTCGTCGCGCTGGGTCCGGAGCGCGACCTCGGTCTGGAGGGTGTCGAGGTACTCGCCGATCCCCGCCCGGTAACCTTCGAGCGCCAGCGCGTGGGCCCGCTCCGCCGCCGCGACCGCCACCTGGCGCTCCGCCTGCTCGCGCCGGAGCGACTGGAGGGCCGCGACCTGGTCGGCGACGTCCCTCAGCGCGTCGACGACGGTGGCGTCGTACTCGCTCACCGCGGCGTCGTACTCGGCGCCGCGCCCCTCGAGGCCGGCGCGCAGCCGTCCCCCGTCGAAGAGGGGCAGGGTGACCGCCGGGCCGACGCCCGCCTCGACCGCGTCGGAGGAGAGGAGCTTGCCGAACCCGAAGGAGAGCAGGCCGGCGAACGCGGCGAGGTTCACGTTGGGGTAGAAGGCGGCCCGCGCCACGTCCACGCCTCGCGCGGCGCGCTCCACGCGCCAGCGGCCGGCGAGGACGTCGGGGCGGCGCCCCACCAGCTCCGCTGGCAGCCGGCTCGGCACCGCGCCGGCGCCGTCGAGCCGCAGGGCAGGGCGGTGGAGCGCGTCTCCCGCGCCCGGGCCCGCTCCCGCGAGCGCGGCGAGCTCGTGCCTCAGCGCGACGCTCCGGGCCTCGAGCCGCTCGAGC from Anaeromyxobacter paludicola harbors:
- a CDS encoding FUSC family protein, whose product is MPARPSWTAGLRSSAIRAWAEFAGEEARCWGYALRVLAACLLALWIALRLDLASPSSAALTALIVSNPRASLSLEKSLYRLLGTLVGAGVALLLMVLFPQQRDLVILGLAIWTGTCVAGSAWFRGSQAYGWALSGYTACLVAFATYAQPDQTFDIVIDRLTTVSLGVICGGVANAVAFPGRSREEILQAVRAAVRDFGAYASACLTGVWRRSEAEVAEQHFVRDAMRLETVRVWHAFEDPDPSATRRLEGFISYFMIASTTARAVEQVRADLAARGLRDVLAAAEPLGDQLLSALRGSAARLPEAAGEAATAAERLAGLARRWGTSADEARARLGPGASPEDRLELDSVLALLRQLLRDARELARHDAELEAPRAGRPPLPSRPIRRRQDPLSAAAAGIRAAVTFLAVCALWILTGWPDGNYAAVAAAVGCAIFAGAPMPLRAAGRELAGYALGLAAALVCSTFVLPRMQGFPLLAAGLAPFLLLGGYLTSRPSTAPLGFPYQAMIFVAIRITGVTQYDVEAIVNSILANMVGMVAVLVSFAVILPTDSRWRAARLERALTREVRAALGSRRSHLRHRFEAGVRDLTLQLAELPGAGAAERERRVLRGMTVLEAGHAVIALRGQRARAALRGWAGQIDTALDRAAGALESRDPDEAGRALGVLLRLRERVDAAAVSGPRAALVSLRTSLWLLQLAVAEHAAALVEGASARLAPEVSHAA
- a CDS encoding MarR family winged helix-turn-helix transcriptional regulator, coding for MSHRPALELLEEHLGQMAVLVPGYPHELALLARVAALVERRMVEAGAAVLKPHGLTYPMYQALAMGLASGAGGLAPGDIAGATGERPTNVTHLCDELVARGWMTRRRDAGDRRRVQLNLTAAGKRLLAELQPRMWAVWRRRFDGMSAGDRRKLLDLLRRQHAQLEEP